In Sphingomonas crocodyli, one genomic interval encodes:
- the galE gene encoding UDP-glucose 4-epimerase GalE, translating into KSRSLIGSAVAGGVKHFIFSSTAATYGIPDESPVRENMPTVPINPYGMSKLMTEAMLKDVAFAHPMNYCALRYFNVAGADPEGRSGQSTAGATHLIKVAVEAATGKRESVAVFGTDYATPDGTGVRDYIHVSDLAAAHIHALETLIADPATSHIMNCGYGRGFSVLEVLDAVDRVTNQTIVRKLEPRRAGDPDALIADNSRILATTPWKPRLADLDTIVAHALAWEVQLTQRK; encoded by the coding sequence CCAAGAGCCGCAGCCTGATCGGCAGCGCGGTGGCCGGCGGGGTGAAGCATTTCATCTTCTCATCGACCGCCGCGACCTACGGCATTCCGGACGAAAGCCCGGTGCGCGAGAATATGCCGACCGTGCCTATCAACCCGTACGGCATGTCGAAGCTGATGACCGAGGCGATGCTGAAGGACGTCGCCTTCGCACATCCGATGAATTATTGCGCGCTGCGTTACTTCAACGTCGCGGGCGCCGATCCCGAAGGCCGTTCGGGCCAGTCGACCGCGGGCGCGACCCACCTGATCAAGGTCGCGGTAGAGGCGGCGACGGGGAAGCGCGAATCGGTCGCGGTGTTCGGCACCGATTATGCGACGCCCGACGGCACCGGGGTGCGCGACTATATCCATGTCAGCGATCTGGCGGCGGCGCATATCCACGCGCTCGAGACCCTGATCGCCGATCCGGCGACCAGCCACATCATGAATTGCGGCTATGGCCGTGGCTTTTCGGTGCTGGAAGTGCTCGACGCGGTCGATCGCGTGACCAACCAGACGATCGTGCGCAAGCTGGAACCGCGGCGTGCGGGCGATCCCGACGCGTTGATCGCCGACAACAGCCGCATCCTGGCGACGACGCCGTGGAAGCCGAGGCTGGCCGATCTTGATACGATCGTGGCCCATGCGCTCGCCTGGGAAGTTCAACTGACGCAGCGTAAATGA
- a CDS encoding DUF6232 family protein, giving the protein MAVFVDHETVRFGSTLVKLTDIDRVEVRSRKPHSRAVSWVAFLLAIFMFPMIFVATTSSDRFNALIMVLVFSLVAWIWWQRAKIVEYSLYLITGSSETRACGSREHHDIVQMREQIEQAMSSYT; this is encoded by the coding sequence ATGGCAGTATTTGTGGATCACGAGACAGTCAGGTTCGGTTCAACCTTGGTAAAGCTGACTGACATTGATCGTGTCGAGGTCAGATCCCGTAAGCCACACAGTCGCGCCGTTTCCTGGGTCGCCTTTCTGCTCGCGATTTTCATGTTTCCTATGATCTTCGTTGCAACCACTAGCAGCGACAGATTCAACGCATTAATAATGGTGCTCGTCTTTAGCTTGGTCGCGTGGATATGGTGGCAAAGGGCGAAGATCGTCGAATATAGCCTCTACCTGATTACGGGATCGTCTGAGACAAGAGCCTGTGGCTCGCGTGAGCATCATGACATTGTCCAGATGCGCGAGCAGATTGAACAGGCAATGTCCAGTTACACATGA